From Desulfomonilia bacterium, one genomic window encodes:
- the pyrR gene encoding bifunctional pyr operon transcriptional regulator/uracil phosphoribosyltransferase PyrR encodes MTDILLTPGEVGMVLQELADKLESKFKTWEDIVFIGIRSGGEHVAEHLVRLMKKRLGREIPLGELDIALYRDDLSKRLFYPEVKKTSIPFDIEGKIVILVDDVLNTGRSVRAAIDHIVDLGRPRRIYLLVLFDRGGRELPIQADFTGKTIELPSKKIIKINVPDDTSKLGNVIITGVKK; translated from the coding sequence GTGACTGATATTCTTCTGACGCCCGGCGAAGTCGGGATGGTGCTTCAGGAACTGGCGGACAAGCTTGAGTCGAAGTTCAAAACCTGGGAAGACATTGTCTTCATCGGCATAAGGAGCGGCGGCGAACACGTTGCCGAACACCTTGTGAGGCTCATGAAAAAAAGGCTTGGCAGGGAAATCCCGCTGGGAGAACTGGATATAGCCCTGTACAGGGATGACCTCTCGAAAAGGCTTTTCTATCCCGAAGTGAAAAAGACCAGCATCCCGTTCGACATAGAGGGTAAAATCGTCATCCTGGTAGACGACGTCCTTAATACGGGGCGGTCAGTCAGGGCGGCAATCGACCATATCGTCGACCTCGGCAGGCCGCGGCGCATATACCTCCTGGTGCTGTTTGACAGGGGTGGACGCGAACTCCCCATTCAGGCTGACTTTACAGGGAAAACTATCGAGCTCCCGTCAAAAAAGATTATCAAGATAAACGTGCCTGATGATACCTCAAAACTGGGCAATGTCATAATAACCGGGGTGAAAAAATGA
- the lepB gene encoding signal peptidase I codes for MNNQQANPDSVSREPIKKKPESKGQLREWGEALLFALILALIIRAFLIQAYRIPSSSMEDTLLKGDHILATKYNYGVTVPFTTYKIIGKDIIPKRGDIVIFTFPMNHEMDFVKRVVGLPGDTVAIINKKVFVNGSEYREGHEKYTDPYIVDRGISVVRDNMPETLIKPGNIFVMGDNRDQSYDSRFWGQLPLENIKGKALIIYFSWDRSNFFNRLLRIGRLVK; via the coding sequence TTGAATAACCAGCAGGCAAATCCGGACTCAGTCAGCCGGGAACCGATAAAGAAAAAACCGGAAAGCAAAGGCCAGCTGAGGGAATGGGGCGAGGCGCTTCTTTTCGCCCTTATCCTTGCGCTTATAATCAGGGCCTTTCTCATCCAGGCATACCGCATACCGTCTTCATCAATGGAAGACACCCTCCTGAAGGGCGACCATATCCTGGCGACAAAATACAACTATGGTGTTACCGTACCATTTACCACATATAAGATAATCGGAAAGGACATTATCCCGAAGAGGGGGGACATAGTCATATTCACATTCCCCATGAATCATGAAATGGATTTCGTGAAACGTGTTGTCGGACTTCCCGGAGATACGGTTGCAATAATCAATAAAAAGGTTTTTGTTAACGGCAGTGAATATAGGGAAGGGCATGAAAAATATACCGATCCCTATATTGTCGACAGGGGGATATCGGTCGTAAGGGACAATATGCCTGAAACGCTTATAAAGCCCGGGAACATATTCGTAATGGGCGACAACCGAGACCAGAGCTATGACAGCCGCTTCTGGGGTCAGCTTCCGCTTGAAAATATAAAAGGCAAGGCCCTTATCATATATTTTTCATGGGACAGGAGCAATTTCTTCAACAGGCTGCTCAGGATAGGGCGTCTGGTAAAGTAG
- the lepB gene encoding signal peptidase I, with product MLTEKKKSQRREWIEAFIIALILALFIRAFILHPYRIPSSSMEDTLLKGDHIMATKYNYGMTLPFTTKKIWGRDIIPARGDIIIFTYPKNKSLDFVKRVIGLPGDTVQISHKKVYINGREYAMGHEKYTDNRDFTQGPSSIRDNTGPLKIKPGYVFAMGDNRDQSYDSRFWGQLPVEYIKGKAGIIYFSWDNILGRPRFSRIGSLIK from the coding sequence TTGCTTACTGAAAAGAAAAAGAGCCAGAGACGGGAGTGGATCGAGGCATTCATTATCGCTTTGATACTGGCGCTTTTTATCAGGGCCTTCATTCTTCATCCCTACCGCATTCCATCCTCTTCAATGGAAGACACACTTTTAAAGGGTGACCACATAATGGCTACAAAATACAATTACGGCATGACTCTGCCTTTCACCACCAAAAAGATCTGGGGCAGGGATATTATCCCTGCACGCGGCGACATAATCATATTCACGTACCCGAAAAACAAGTCGCTCGATTTCGTAAAGCGTGTCATCGGGCTTCCCGGCGACACCGTTCAGATCAGCCATAAGAAGGTATATATAAACGGCAGGGAATATGCTATGGGCCATGAGAAATACACCGACAACCGTGATTTTACACAGGGACCAAGCAGCATCCGCGATAACACAGGACCGTTAAAGATCAAACCGGGCTATGTCTTCGCCATGGGTGACAACCGCGACCAGAGCTATGACAGCCGCTTCTGGGGTCAGCTCCCTGTTGAATATATCAAGGGCAAGGCCGGGATAATTTATTTTTCATGGGACAATATACTCGGCAGGCCCAGGTTCAGCCGGATCGGAAGTTTAATAAAATAA